Proteins from a genomic interval of Capsicum annuum cultivar UCD-10X-F1 chromosome 4, UCD10Xv1.1, whole genome shotgun sequence:
- the LOC107867910 gene encoding 3-dehydroquinate synthase homolog isoform X1 has product MALVFPSVSVSFTKVPGKWKNWRYVDFSNKERTFPRVATMCASTSSKSKKIVWIWTENKHVMTAAVERGWNTFIFPSHRQDLALEWSSIALIYPLFIEEGRLIDHDNQRVAAFAEISSPQQLEQFQISEELADKVVVNLLDWQVIPAENIVAAFQGTQKTVLAVSKTQSEAQVFLEALEHGLGGVVMKVEDFGAVLELKGYFDRRREVDSLLNLTKAKITHVQTTGMGDRVCVDICSLMRPGEGLLVGSFARGLFLVHSECLESDYISSRPFRVNAQGPVHAYVAVPGGKTSYLSELKSGKEVIVVNQRGMQRTAIVGRVKVETRPLILVEAKVESENESYSILMQNVETVGLVSLLHGEEPQQTAIPMTSLRVGDEVLLLVQGGARHTGIEIEEFIVEK; this is encoded by the exons ATGGCTCTGGTCTTCCCTTCAGTTTCTGTGTCATTCACTAAAGTCCCAG GTAAATGGAAAAATTGGAGATACGTTGATTTCTCTAATAAGGAAAGAACATTTCCACGTGTGGCTACAATGTGTGCATCTACATCGTCAAAGTCAAAGAAAATAGTTTGGATATGGACAGAGAACAAGCATGTGATGACGGCTGCTGTGGAGAGAGGTTGGAATACTTTCATCTTCCCCTCACATCGCCAAGATCTTGCCCTTGAGTGGTCTT CTATTGCATTGATATATCCTCTCTTTATTGAAGAGGGGAGGCTTATTGATCATGACAATCAAAGAGTTGCTGCATTTGCTGAGATTTCTTCCCCTCAGCAGTTAGAACAATTTCAGATATCAGAGGAACTGGCAGATAAAGTTGTTGTTAATCTACTAGATTGGCAG GTGATACCTGCTGAAAACATTGTTGCGGCTTTTCAAGGCACTCAGAAAACTGTACTTGCTGTCTCAAAGACACAATCAGAAGCTCAAGTCTTTCTTGAG GCCTTGGAACATGGTTTGGGTGGTGTAGTGATGAAAGTTGAGGATTTTGGCGCAGTCCTTGAGCTGAAG GGTTATTTTGATAGAAGACGTGAAGTGGACAGTCTGTTGAACTTGACGAAAGCCAAAATTACTCATGTTCAAACGACTGGAATGGGTGACCGTGTCTGTGTTGATATCTGCAGCCTCATGAGACCTGGTGAAGGTCTTCTG GTTGGATCCTTTGCAAGAGGGCTTTTTCTTGTTCACTCAGAATGCTTGGAATCAGATTACATCTCTAGCAGACCTTTTCGAGTTAATGCG CAGGGGCCTGTACATGCATATGTTGCTGTACCTGGAGGAAAGACTAGCTATCTCTCGGAACTCAAGTCTGGTAAAGAGGTCATTGTAGTCAATCAAAGGGGTATGCAGCGAACGGCAATTGTTGGGCGTGTAAAGGTAGAGACGAGACCACTGATCCTTGTGGAGGCAAAG GTGGAATCCGAAAATGAAAGTTATTCTATTCTCATGCAGAACGTGGAAACAGTTGGATTAGTTTCTCTCCTACATG GCGAGGAGCCTCAGCAAACTGCAATTCCAATGACTTCACTACGAGTTGGTGATGAAGTTTTGCTTCTAGTACAGGGAGGCGCTCGGCATACTGGAATAGAAATTGAAGAGTTCATTGTTGAGAAATGA
- the LOC107867910 gene encoding 3-dehydroquinate synthase homolog isoform X2 — protein MALVFPSVSVSFTKVPGKWKNWRYVDFSNKERTFPRVATMCASTSSKSKKIVWIWTENKHVMTAAVERGWNTFIFPSHRQDLALEWSSIALIYPLFIEEGRLIDHDNQRVAAFAEISSPQQLEQFQISEELADKVVVNLLDWQVIPAENIVAAFQGTQKTVLAVSKTQSEAQVFLEALEHGLGGVVMKVEDFGAVLELKGYFDRRREVDSLLNLTKAKITHVQTTGMGDRVCVDICSLMRPGEGLLVGSFARGLFLVHSECLESDYISSRPFRVNAGPVHAYVAVPGGKTSYLSELKSGKEVIVVNQRGMQRTAIVGRVKVETRPLILVEAKVESENESYSILMQNVETVGLVSLLHGEEPQQTAIPMTSLRVGDEVLLLVQGGARHTGIEIEEFIVEK, from the exons ATGGCTCTGGTCTTCCCTTCAGTTTCTGTGTCATTCACTAAAGTCCCAG GTAAATGGAAAAATTGGAGATACGTTGATTTCTCTAATAAGGAAAGAACATTTCCACGTGTGGCTACAATGTGTGCATCTACATCGTCAAAGTCAAAGAAAATAGTTTGGATATGGACAGAGAACAAGCATGTGATGACGGCTGCTGTGGAGAGAGGTTGGAATACTTTCATCTTCCCCTCACATCGCCAAGATCTTGCCCTTGAGTGGTCTT CTATTGCATTGATATATCCTCTCTTTATTGAAGAGGGGAGGCTTATTGATCATGACAATCAAAGAGTTGCTGCATTTGCTGAGATTTCTTCCCCTCAGCAGTTAGAACAATTTCAGATATCAGAGGAACTGGCAGATAAAGTTGTTGTTAATCTACTAGATTGGCAG GTGATACCTGCTGAAAACATTGTTGCGGCTTTTCAAGGCACTCAGAAAACTGTACTTGCTGTCTCAAAGACACAATCAGAAGCTCAAGTCTTTCTTGAG GCCTTGGAACATGGTTTGGGTGGTGTAGTGATGAAAGTTGAGGATTTTGGCGCAGTCCTTGAGCTGAAG GGTTATTTTGATAGAAGACGTGAAGTGGACAGTCTGTTGAACTTGACGAAAGCCAAAATTACTCATGTTCAAACGACTGGAATGGGTGACCGTGTCTGTGTTGATATCTGCAGCCTCATGAGACCTGGTGAAGGTCTTCTG GTTGGATCCTTTGCAAGAGGGCTTTTTCTTGTTCACTCAGAATGCTTGGAATCAGATTACATCTCTAGCAGACCTTTTCGAGTTAATGCG GGGCCTGTACATGCATATGTTGCTGTACCTGGAGGAAAGACTAGCTATCTCTCGGAACTCAAGTCTGGTAAAGAGGTCATTGTAGTCAATCAAAGGGGTATGCAGCGAACGGCAATTGTTGGGCGTGTAAAGGTAGAGACGAGACCACTGATCCTTGTGGAGGCAAAG GTGGAATCCGAAAATGAAAGTTATTCTATTCTCATGCAGAACGTGGAAACAGTTGGATTAGTTTCTCTCCTACATG GCGAGGAGCCTCAGCAAACTGCAATTCCAATGACTTCACTACGAGTTGGTGATGAAGTTTTGCTTCTAGTACAGGGAGGCGCTCGGCATACTGGAATAGAAATTGAAGAGTTCATTGTTGAGAAATGA